In Carassius carassius chromosome 38, fCarCar2.1, whole genome shotgun sequence, the genomic stretch GTTCCTTCCCAGTCACCGAGCGGGTGAGAAATGGTTTTGAGGGTACCCGCCTGGTAGTGTTCCAtggaaccaggggaggtcgctcaggaggAGGTAGTCGAGAGGAGGTCTGGCAGCGATCTCCACTGTGGCCTCCTGTTGACCCGGGGTTCGGATGGGAGCCGCCGTTTCCCCATTGTGGACAGAGAGGCGAGAGGAGGCGCAAATTGGCTGAGCCAGCGCCgctgtgcaagatggccgccaacccagcgccgctgcgcagcATGGCCACCAACACCGCACCacaaggcaagatggaagccagcctcacaccacagcacaagatggccgccagctcagcgccacgaggtaacatggccaccaacccagcaccacgaggcaagatggaagccagccccacaccacagcacaagatggccgccagctcaatgccacgaggcaagatggccgccagcccagcgccacagcacaagatggccgccaacccagcgccacggtgcaagatggctgccagctcagcgccaatgcCAAAGATGGCCGCAGAGAcgttttggattatttctccatgctgtcaaagatcctagagattcccaaaactgttcacgtcacgtctgctgagccagcaccacagtatAAGATGGCTACCAACTCAGCGCCGCTGCGCAACATGGCCGCCggcccggagccactgcagaggatagcagttacagtgggctttcctgagttgagtcaggttccggttgaccctccagagtcgagtcatattcccgttgaccctccagagttgagtcagattcctgttgaccttccagagtcgagtcagatgcccgttgactttccacagttgagtcaggttccggttgaccctccagagtcgagtcaggtgttcatggaccctccagagtcagggttagtcaccgtcgaccttccagagtcagggttagttaccattgaccttccagagtcagggctagtccctgttgaccttccagactcgagtcaaattccagttgactgtccagagtcgagtcacgttccagttgattccccagaatcaagtcagattcctgttgaccttccagaatcgagtcaggtgctcgtggaccctccaaagtcgagtcaggtgctcatggaccctccagagtcagggttagtcaccgtcgatcttccagagtcagggttagtcaccatcgaccttccagagtcagggttagtcaccgttgacctcgcagagtcagggctagttcctgttgaccttccagagtcgagtcacgttccagttgattccccagaatcaagtcagattccggttgaccttccagagtcgagtcaggtgcccattgactttccagagttgagtcaggttccggttgaccctccagagtcgactcaggtgctcatggaccctccagagtcagggttagtcaccgtcgaccttccagagtcaggactagtcaccatggactttccagagacaaggctagtcaccgttgacctttcagagtcaagtcaagtcactggtgatcttcaaggacagagtcaagtcactggtgatcttcaaggacagagtcaagtcactggtgatcttcaaggacagagtcaagtcactggtgatcttcaaagactgagtcaagtcaccggggatcttcaggaacaaatgcaagtcaccaataatcttcatgagcagagtcaagtcagcactgatcttctggaatccagtagaaACACCATAGCATTACCAGAGTATCATCCTCCTGTTGGTCTggccgcatggatgtggtggtcttctgctccgccctgggggccttcggcctcgaccacaaggatgtggtggtcttctgctccgccctggggggtttccgccctgaccacacggttgtggtggtcttctgctctgccctgggggactccggcctcgaccacaaggatgtggtggtcttctgctccgccctggggggcttccgccctgaccacacagttgtggtggccttctgctcagccctggggggcttctgccttgaccacatggtggtggtggtcttctgctccgtcctgggggactccggcctcgaccacaaggatgtggtggtcttctgctccgccctggggggcttccgccctgaccacacggttgtggtggccttctgctcagccctggggggcttctgccttgaccacatggtggtggtggtcttctgctccgtcctgggggactccggcctcgaccacaaggatgtggtggtcttctgctctgccctggggggcttccgccctgaccacacggttgtggtggtcttctgctctgccctggtgggcatcacgtgatgtccttcatggacttatgtttttgttttctttagttttttctgtctgtttcctccTTTGGACCTGGCCTTCCGTCCCTTCCCCTGATCCttcgccggtccacctccctcctgggtttctagtagagttgttccgattccgatactagtatcggaaatatctccgataccacaacaaattctggcatcggcatcggcgagtacatgaacccatataccgatccgataccattttcaagacctagttatgaacgctagctttgcctaaccgctgcacggttcttcttcgctgctcagaatgcattgcaaacacaggacgttgtgctgtaatgccacaagcaacccctgagtagagcagcgaagaagaaatgaaaacgcgttagcagcactgatctatatatgactggatcgctcatcgcgttctaaactgccaacagacagtgaagccgcttctatattatagatcagtggttagcagtatgtccgctgtttagcagtatttcagactggaccaaccagacagtaaaacggcgactagggaccaagacggtgctgaaaattttaaaatgtgatgataccagcgtctctttagaaccggtagtaagtttgagtatattcgttacccgcagctgcgttcagtcgcttccgtgttagtctaagcgcagggctccagactgtagccgaatatatatactagtgactgtgaatattaaactgcaaaatactatttaaatattactcctgcaaagtctacatctctgtgggagacgggcgcagatgcacgggagctcgctgttttgtggcctctgccgtgtgtcactatatgaggacatgaacgcataaaccgtcacttcatgagaatttaacgtttcatttgagaaaactgtcatatcataaacacagacactcaaagatcttcatggcgagtaaattgacaatatattaagctactgttgtagcctacagtagatttagctacgtctctatgtagtaataatacgtctctattaataataataattatgcctagacggttgcttgttttttacttgttttgttgtaaagagattatctgattaatatagaattttttatattcctagacttatttgttgcagttttttatacaccaatattgtaaaaataaaatactaaaataccttttttagtttgcggtgttagatttttggctgcatttgaagttctttttcgcttaagaaattaaataatattactgtcaaattcatgtcagataataaaaatactgtaataaatacagtagttaaccatgtatttgttcatgttttatcaagggataagtctggagcacaccataaaataattctagaaatttacacagggctagtagtatatacagctgtatatacagatacacacccaggtatcggatcagtactcggtatcggccgataccctgagcccaggtatcggaatcggtatcgggaagagaaaaagggtatcggaacatctctagtttCTAGTCTGTGTCTGTCGTTCCGTTTCCCtctaggacctggccctccgtccctccccctgatcctccgccggtccaccaccctcctggactccttgttttgtgttgcacttctcttgtctctgtctccccattttacctggttgtcttgtctctgtctccccattttacctggtcctcttgtctctgttttaccaTGTTATCTGGCCCTCCGTCCATCCCCCTAGTcttccgccgctccacctccctcctagtcTCTTTTTCTGTTGGTTTTCCCTTggtttcgggtggagcatctggcagctgctccatggaggagggggtaatgtcacgctgtcagtctctgtttccctgggtgtccactaatgggctcacttccccttaggcacttcaccataggcactataattgCTCTAGTTTGGTCCTGTcttgcaccaggtgcaggcagtctattgtcattagcctccttataaatacctgtctttccctgttgtttgtatggagtccttacccttcgatGTTCCAGTCTTCTCGTTCCCGGAGATTCCTCATTTCTCATATTCTGAGTTCCCGTTCCGTTTcctttcctgttcccttccttgtttgttttgtttgtttggactgcattctggttttgaccctggcatgTTTGACGACGATTTTGGATTACCTCAAATAAACATACCagcgattggatctcttgtctccctGTGTTTCGACTGGTGCACGAACCGTTACACTTTCAGCTAGGTTTTCTGCAGCACTTGGACCTCTAACAAGGCTAACCTCCCTATAATTTGAAGcagtcaccctctctttcctcaGTGAATGCCACTCATGTCCTGCACTTTGACATCTGGAATGAGATGTGACTGCAACAAAGTCACAGACAGTGAGTGGAGATGCAGCTGTTCCTGGTTTGTAGGCACATATGTACAGTCTGTTGGCTTTAACTGGTAGCCCTCTGGTGGCACTTTTGGGAATGGGGGTGCATCCTTATGGGTGATAAAACCATCAGGTGTAGGTGGTGGATGCTGATACGATAGGATACTGCCAGCTTGTACCTTACCGAAAATTGACTCCACGAGTGGCTTGTCAGGTGAGAGATTCATTGTGCAGATAAGGGGAAGAGACCCTGGTTTGAAGTCAGCATAGACAGCTTTAGGGTCGAGTGTTGATGGGTCTGGCAGCTCACCACTGTAGGCCTTGTATAGTGAAGATCTGGAATAACATTATCAGGGAATCAATAAACATTTTTGCTACAGAGTATAGTATCGCATAGCATGCATGTTTACACTGACTGCATACCTGATTCCACTTGCTGAAGTAGCATCTGGTTTGGGCTTCACTACCACCATTGCATCCACTGGTCCCGGCTTCACTCCCTATTTATTAGATGTCATCAAAACTATAGCAAAAGACTATAGCAAAACAAACATTATGTCAGATATTTAATTGATACAAACCATTGTTCGTGGTTTATGCCACTTCGGTTCTGTTTGGGTGCATGATAGGACAGGAGGGATGACAGACATTCCAGATTCATAGTAATGGGCTGTCTGGTAGAGTAAAGCAACCAAATGGTTGCACATCCCACTACCAGCCACACAGGAGCAGGAGCtgttaaccagcacaactggctCTGAATCACGTAATGTCATctgaaatacacaaacaaaaaatgtaaaataaaatatatttttttgtattacattGTCAATGATATTAAATCTTTTGCATCCACAGTTGGAAAGCTATTGACAAAAAGTCTGAATGTGCGATTATTAAACCAACTTTGTCGCAGTGTATCTCCATTACCACTGTTTCATCTATAATTTGCAGTGATAATGCAATGCTATTCATCTGTCGTTGATAGAactgcattacattttttattcttattttgtaCAATAATCATCCATACTAGCTAAGATAACAGCTGTGGTTATACAATGTAAACAGTGGTAACGCTAGAAAAGTAAAAACTGAACTGGACTGAACATGTCCAAGAGAACTTTGAACATCACTTTTAAGCTACTACTCCTACTCTCAGCTGGTGTGGAGTCTCTGCTTTCCTCATAGAGCGGTAGCAGTGAGCTTTCACTGATATCTCATTTGTGGCCCTGCTTTTACCTGACACTTTCAGACAAAATAACAAACACATTAAATGTCAAACAGTTATACTAACATGACTAACCTGCTGCTGGACGGATCGTAAAAAATAATAGCTTTTAGCAGTTCATTTCTGCTAgtcaaaaatgcagcagcaagagttcttactagaaccagggagtatgaccatattagcccggtcctgtcaacactgcactggttccctatcaaacatcgtatagattttaaaatattgcttattacttataaagccctgaatggtttagcacctcagtatttgaatgagctccttttacattataatcctctacgtccgctacgttctcaaaactgagtcaatttgataatacctagaatatccttttcctatttggcgcctaaactctggaataacctacctaacattgttcggggggcagacacactcttgcagtttaaatctagattaaagacccatctctttaacctggcttacacataacatactaatatgcttttaatatccaaatccgttaaaggatttttaggctgcattaattaggtaaacggaACCTACAttaattaatgtagttaactaatgaaccttattttaaagtgttagcgATTTGCTTATTACGGTTAAAGTGTACAGTCAGACacttaagcattattttaataagagataagatatatatatttaataataaaaatatagtgcctaagtgaagcaaataaacaacttaactaatttaaattattgcattattcaataggctactgtagaattaacaatagactatataaaatagattaatttacgaataataattgtaaaaaaattgtgtgttttacatgaatttagaaatgtttgtagattggttatttattttgtggtttcactgtttggatggtgttactgtctgcaaacaatgacaaatattttatccaaaatctgtgtttacgccaccttatacaattactaaagttcattagcaattaatatttttatgaaaacatgttttaagttgtgatttaccaccACTGGCACGTCATCGGACCTGTGGTCATCGTGGCCCCGATGGgtgtcccccccccccaccaaggGGTCTCTAATTTTTCTGTATTGCAGGTGGCAACCCTAGGGAACTGCCAAAAggcagtgaagccaccggaaTCATTCGATTAATCATTTAACTAAttcctaccagcagagagcaccattcaGTCACATGCAAACCGCTGACCTAAAATTACTCAATTTGAAGCAAATGAGTCAAACgggattattttttatgttgtgagTATGCAAATACATCTTTAGTTCAGGTGTTATCtgcaatgtttatttttgggcatgataagaaatatatttaaattgttaagGTAGGTGTGTCTGCTGCACACTGAcgacacaggtaactgatccaacacaaaatatagccaaattctttatgaatataattgtccaggaattattaaacataaacatattagtatcagaaatggataagaaatattacaatgaataatacaacaGCATCTGTTAATATTGCTATACAGCCTactgaaatgaaaagcttaacttaaTATCTTGTAAATAAAGcctttaaatatctttaaatcCATACTGTAcatagtcagttatttctctgaataaattatgatgtgtatatttttaatgtcctgtttgagcaacatctatttcagcAAATATGTTTACTAGCATTACCGTTTCAATGAAAATatgctaaattaataattaatttagccactgtttcAAATCATTACCTTCTTCAAAATGAATGGTTAATGAAATCATTATTGAAACTTTTGTACGAATTACGAATAAAAAGACaacaaaattataacaaaattataaaaagggatacttcagatttaaaaatgctgacttgttttgtgatgttttctcattaaaatcatataatttcctattaattcaatagaacttTTATGGGATTATCAATATGGCGGTGCAacggcttcactttcatgacgtcatgagcaatccagttctctattatagatcagtggaagGAACATCCCTCCTTCCtcctgggtttcggcaccagtgtaacagtatacaaacttcataatcacaggaagaaggaggtggacatttaaatcaaaactttaataacgaaataaacagaaaacagcgcgacagcccctcgcggattACTGTCACGCACAAACGaaatcaaacacaaaataaaactcaGGCCtgctcctctctcgtccttcactgtcgttgctcctcttttgtatccttccgatctcctccgtgggactcgagactggtgagtggaacaggtgtcgctcatttcccaatcactccaccggcctcgctcagtTCCCACGGCTCTGGGGCCCGCTTCACTCTTCACATATCCATAATCCTGCGGCCGATGATTTTTGGTGTGCCAGTAGAACAACAACTACATGTTTCTTTTGCCCTCATTTTTTCCCAATTGTTGGAAATCCGTTGTAGTCTCGCTGAAATTGCACTGGTAgacgtagactgggacatgtttcagccaagttcatctgacgtcagcgagttcacAGTTGTAGCATTAAACTTTGTAAACATGCTAGCTGAGCAAGCAACTGaaacaataactataaggacCTTCAGAAATTGTGGTTGGACTGAACAATCCGTGCTGCGGTAAACAAACGCTATTGCTATATTAAGGCTGGGCAAAAATGGTTTTTTTAAATGACGTCGATTCAATATCGATTCTCAAAAGCCACAAATTTATATTTTCCGGTATTTATTTCAGTACACATTTAAAACCTGATTAACGTGAATCTTATCATTACTCTtcaccactagatgtcacccttatTTACTTTGATCCATGTTACAATGGAaaacctgtcattcattcagcACTTATCATGGCGGAGATTCTGTTGATGAGAACTAAGAACAAAACTATATGCATGATTCTCAATGCTTAGGTGAAATGCCAAAGGAATACTACAAATGTGCAGAAGCATATTATATCTTGCATAAAGCGCCATGATTTCCACAATCAATGAATGAATGGCGTAtgggtccgtgtacgttttgatcatttatatttGCTATTTAGAATGCAATAACAAGAAATTGAAAATggctcatttattaatttttccatttagtttaaagggatggttcactttcaaattaaatttttatatgttttaacttacctcaagggcatccaagatgtaggtttctgtTTCCACAgcatttcccattttgatatttttaggtcaaaccgttcttgtctgtgactcatataatggaggtctatggtccccacctcaaagagcatgcacagaggaatccaaattaaacaattccccgtcgtaagtacacattgatgacctaagatacgaaacgagtggtttgtgtaagaaaacgaacagtatttatatagttttttacctcttgttacacaaccacgtccaactgatctgagggcgtgCGTGCTATGAtcgctatctcagactgagtactaAAGGGAAATGAAATTGAACagaagtacgaagtctgacgtagtcaggctaaGTCAGTACTAGTGTGGCActataatgtctgaaaccaccactcactgttaattggtataatatttgaatcagatgttgattggcacataatttgtgctgctgcgaTTTGCAAGttacccctttaaattatttctagattatagtattttatgaatattgtcccactgataaatacagtgaaaatagttctgtctccttggataaaattgaagtggaaataaaattcaataatagactgaacagttccatgataatatgcagggccgtgcagagacatttggaggggcaggtgctcaaggtataaaaggggcacatggctTTAAatagcgctgttcaaaatatcaatacagcaatatattgtgatgcattccttgctgattcgcgtatcgatatggatgattatgtattgatacggcagcaaatgctgtgatgcagttttgaaaaagaaacatattagaaaagacaattttaagatttaaaagtaaaaaaatatctattttctttgcacctaataataactctgggattagaaattgaaatgtcttaaattgtcccaacctgatggctttttcttctctgttctacagaataattaagaacagaggttatagtaaaaactatagaaaacactcgTGCCTCTACATTTGCCCCTTTCttaccagcctctgtctcctggcttgctgttacctgctctctttctgtcacttgtgcctctataTTTCCctgtttttcttcctctatctccatctcctcatctgatctattgctttccactctctgtccatctaggaacaaggttcaatttactatttcagcattaatctattattttaaccatcactactactcttgcacctaatcaataagtccaccttaaatattaatacaaaacattaaacaactgatacactggaatttagtgattaatattattattactgttgttgtctaaaattgaacacctttgcaatgtaaacaaatgacaggctacaagtgtttttcatatccttcacactgcactttgatgtcaggtcaggtatattattcattttatattgacattgatatttttacgtttatttccagagagatattattgagtttacaggctaaagtggtcttgctgttgtaaacactgttgctattttagaaaaatatatatatttgtgtcacatttaaagtataattatattttaattcatttctgaattgtttttattttcataatgataattcagagaatgagaaaatctgaataagccttacctgtgttgtgataattattttaaagCACTCAAtgcgttaaaaaataaataaatactgtaatataataatagtttagtcaaataacataaaaaagaccagacccctcgatcaggggcatcattcattcattatttttgagggggcacatttgggggggtataagtcattctacaaaagcactgtataactgatataggcttatgtttttttttttttcctttttattcaaaacaattacaaacatgcttaatatatcaggaaatatctcgtttctcaaatatgtgtaggtaaatgcatttgcacctttatagattgttatttgatcaatatatggaaatgtagtgtaatctattaactacacataaacagaaatctgagggggcacgtgcctcctcacttcgaatgggcatgacgcccagtgttgccagatgtacgataattatcgtatttgtacaatcatttttacctctgtacgatgtgcgatcaataatgaaaaaaatcccgtaatgtacgataatttcagaattctaTGAAAGTTTAAATgagggtagttgcagtcatagggcttctttactcatacacgaaatcggctcattacagacactctaaatgcgttcgtgtgcacctgagggtgtgttaagaatgcaggagagtgccctgctttaaagccaacgagcactagtcgcggtccatgacagcaagaaccccttcagcatctggcaacacgcaggattccgatgacagcggctcagatgtggagttaactgcaccacgcagcaacaacTAAATTCattcttcactggacgcgacacagcaagttttaaaaatcattttaatatgttttaatatgcgccgcgacgcagacagtcactgaaaataatgggatagcattttgtctcactgcttccgtccaacaatacgccttgttatctattgtggtcgtgtcaaaatgttgttggtttagaatagataaataactcttttgactcgtgtacgatcaTTTTCTTCCAGATACGatcattttgaacttctggtacgatacttggacatttccaatctggcaacactgatgacgcctctgccctcgatgcctgtgaaacgtttctccctcaaacagcacgctaacgttacagttattggatcttagtgctgcgtttgacacaattgaccacaacattcttttgcatagacttgaacactttgttggcattaatggaagtgcattagcatggtttaaatcgtacttatatgaccgccagcAGTtcttagcagtgaatgaagatgtatcata encodes the following:
- the LOC132118953 gene encoding uncharacterized protein LOC132118953; this encodes MTTVSGKSRATNEISVKAHCYRSMRKAETPHQLRMTLRDSEPVVLVNSSCSCVAGSGMCNHLVALLYQTAHYYESGMSVIPPVLSCTQTEPKWHKPRTMGVKPGPVDAMVVVKPKPDATSASGIRSSLYKAYSGELPDPSTLDPKAVYADFKPGSLPLICTMNLSPDKPLVESIFGKVQAGSILSYQHPPPTPDGFITHKDAPPFPKVPPEGYQLKPTDCTYVPTNQEQLHLHSLSVTLLQSHLIPDVKVQDMSGIH